A window of the Sardina pilchardus chromosome 21, fSarPil1.1, whole genome shotgun sequence genome harbors these coding sequences:
- the maea gene encoding E3 ubiquitin-protein transferase MAEA, whose product MAVNETAAQLSMALKVQEYPTLKVPYETLNKRFRAAQKNIDRETSHVTMVVAELEKTLSNFPVVDSVVSLLDGVVEKLSALKRKAAESIQAEDESAKLCKRRIEHLKEHSSDQSAGVNVWKKKRMDRMMVEHLLRCGYYNTAVKLARQSGIEDLVNIEMFLTAKEVEESLERQETGTCLAWCHDNKSRLRKMKSCLEFSLRIQEFIELIRQNKRMDAVRHARKHFSQAEGGQLDEVRQVMGMLAFPSDTHISPYKDLLDPARWKMLIQQFRYDNYRLHQLGNNSVFTITLQAGLSAIKTPQCYKEDGSSKNPDCPVCSKSLNKLAQPLPMAHCANSRLVCKISGEVMNENNPPMMLPNGYVYGYNSLLSIRQDDKVVCPRTKEVFNFSQAEKVYIM is encoded by the exons gtaCCATATGAGACTTTGAATAAGCGTTTCCGAGCAGCCCAGAAAAATATTGATCGGGAGACCAGCCACGTAACCATGGTGGTAGCTGAACTGGAGAAAACCCTCAGCAACTTTCCTGTTGTTGACTCTGTGGTATCACTACTCGATGGCGTGGTGGAGAAGTTGAGTGCTCTCAAACGGAAG GCTGCTGAGTCCATCCAagcagaggatgagagtgcTAAACTGTGTAAGCGGCGGATTGAGCACCTGAAGGAGCACAGCAGCGACCAGTCAGCTGGAGTTAATGTGtggaagaagaagcgcatggACCGCATGATGGTCGAGCACCTGTTACGCTGTGGTTACTACAACACGGCTGTGAAGCTTGCACGGCAAAGTGGTATCGAG GACTTGGTCAACATTGAAATGTTTCTCACCGCAAAGGAAGTGGAGGAGTCTCTGGAACGACAGGAAACTGGCACTTGTTTAGCATGGTGCCATGATAACAAGTCACGGCTTCGCAAGATGAAA AGCTGCTTGGAGTTCAGTTTGAGGATTCAGGAGTTTATCGAACTCATCCGACAAAACAAACGCATGGATGCTGTCAG ACATGCACGGAAGCATTTCAGCCAGGCTGAAGGTGGGCAGTTAGATGAAGTGCGGCAGGTGATGGGCATGCTTGCCTTtccctccgacacacacatttccccctaTAAG GATCTGTTGGATCCAGCTCGCTGGAAGATGCTAATTCAGCAGTTTAGATATGATAACTACAGATTACACCAGCTGGGCAACAACTCTGTGTTCACAATCACACTTCAGGCTGGACTCTCTGCCATCAAAACCCC CCAATGCTATAAGGAAGATGGATCCTCCAAAAACCCAGATTGTCCAGTGTGCAGCAAGTCTCTAAACAAACTGGCTCAACCACTACCCATGGCCCATTGCGCAAACTCACGGCTAGTCTGTAAAATTTCAGGCGAGGTCATGAATGAGAACAATCCACCTATGATGCTGCCCAATGGCTATGTATATGGGTACAAT TCACTTCTATCCATTCGCCAAGATGACAAGGTGGTTTGTCCCAGAACCAAAGAGGTCTTCAATTTCTCTCAAGCTGAAAAGGTGTATATTATGTAG